The nucleotide sequence TGACATACATTCTgtttttaattaactaattgtAATGTGCTATGTGTACAAGTTAGTTAGAAAGGTTATTAGTTGTTGTTGTTATGACTATAAATACCATACTCATGTAATTATTTTTGTCAAGTAATGAAATTGTAATATTTCAGAAATACATTTTCTTCTCAGTTCCTTTAAATGTGATGTAAGTGAAAGCCTGTGTTGCCTATTCTCCgttaaactatttttttcttttggttagaATTTTCTACTGATCTGCTCATTTCCTTGTTGTCTTATCGCCAGTCATCTACGTTCGACACATACTACTGGAAAATGCAAAACCTTGGTTTCATTAATCAGCTTAAGGAGGTAACCATAGAGCCTTTCTACGGTTCTAATGAAAATGAGTTTGCAAAGTATATTCTCGAGCATGCTGAGAACTTGAAGAAAATGGTTATTAGTTATTTGAAAGAGAAGCAATCGGATGTTGTGGCTGGAATGGTAAGCAAAAGCAACATGATTTCTTCTACAGCCAAAGTTGTCATCAGGGAAATAGTTAGTACAACTAATTTCATCAGGGAAATAGTTGTACAACAAATTAAATATATCAAATTAACCTGTGAAGAGAGTATAACCACAATAAAACATGCACATCGTTGTATGTTGCACCCAAGTCTCCTTTGTTTACAAAGCAAAACTAACCAACTTCACTTggctttaaaacaaaaaataaataaaaaaagttcgATGTCACTTGCATAGTAGGATTTCTCTTTGTTGCCAAACTTGGAAAGTTGGAATTTAGATAAACATGCACCTTTGTATAGCACAATCACAATTATCACTAATACAATTATTTGGATTCAGATAACATAAAGATGAACCATACACAACCAAACTAAAGTTTCTATTCCTAAAAACTTGTTCGAACCGAACACTTGTTCAACTTTATTTTGTTTGATAAGAAGATATTTTACACTACTATAATTGAGATGGAGATTTTGAACTAGGTCAATGGAGCGGACACAATAGTTCAACTTTTATTGACACATATGTTTAATTATGGGCAGCTCAAATGTTTAATGGTTTCAAAGGCGAATTTGGTCGATGCTTGACTGGACATCAATCTCATCACCGCCATTAGCTTCTATGGATTGTTTGTAGGTCATTGCACGATATGCTGGTGGGTGACATTCATCTACAAACTCTGGTGCTGGTCCCACTAGTGCATCCAACGATGGTCCATGTAGTGTTGCCACCGAGATCCTCTGTATTTTGTTGTTGTCCACCACCACTCGATGAACATGGCTCTTGTACTTCCCATTGGTTAAGATCTGTATCaacataattaaaataatacatATGAAGCTAATAATGTAATTTGTTTTAGCCGAGCAGAAATTATTTGTACAAATTGGAAGGGTCCACATAACGGACGACTTAAATAACCTTATTCGAAGAGCACCTTGTAcaatttgttttaataattcaaaacgtctatcttataattttttattcaaatataaTCATTCTAAAAAggacaataaaaaattaataagacaTACTAGttgttgtaaaaaaataaaattgacgaGAACAGTCATTTTAAGAAAACACTAATCAAGCTGTTAAGAAAAAACCTAAAGCTAGACGTCGGAACATTTAAAATGCAAAACACAGAGTGAACTGCCTCCTCTTAAATTATAttatagacaaaaattaaaatacaagtaCACACCACTACAAAGACAAGTAAAAGAACAAACTATTAATTTAGTGAATATACCTCAAGATGGTCACCAAGGTTTATAAAAATGGCATTATGGGGGATATTAACATTGATGCATTGACCACTATTGGATAGTATTTGCAGACCACCATTCACATCTTGTATGAGTGACACAAAGAAGCCTGGGTCAGTATGATCAGGCACACCAATTGATCCTTTTGATCTGAAATTGGGTGGGTATAGGTTCATGGCAGACATATCAAAACCAGATTCAAGCTTAAAAGCTTTTTCTACGTAGCATTCTTCAAATCCCAAGCCTTTTGACACTGCCTTTCCCAAACCTTTTACTATCTCTCGCGATGCTTTGAAATACTCTTCCAAAGCGTCACTGTTGAAATAAAAAACCGcaaaattatataattttatgaaaaaaatgTCGTACATCACAATACGAAGTACGTCAgtcaaaaatttaaaatatattagtTCTTGATAAGAGAGGGAGTGCCAAACCCTATTTTCATCAAGTGTTAGCTGGGTGCTTCtatgcatatataatttttttgttttgtttccttttgattTACAACAAAAGGGGATCCGATCGAACATGAGATTATTATAGTATTATTTATGCTAGTTTTGTGgcacttttgtttttggcttttgttttaaACTATAGGTTGAAGTCTTAAACATGAAAAGAGAGAGGATATATAGAAACAATTATGTATAAtgtaaaaaaaagttattgaatGGCCTAGTTACACATGTTGCTTAAGAAGAGAGAATCTCATATTTTTACAAGAAATGAGAACTAGTTGCAAAACCCACTACACTTCTTGTACAACGATCGGAACTGTCTATTTTGAAAATCTTTTCTCATAAATCCTTGAAAATTCAATTCGTTTAATTACCTATTTAATTCTTATCATGAATATCCATTGCTTCCTAGAACATTATGTTCATAATTACTAGATGTCTCAACCATTTCAATTGGGATAATATTTTTGAAAGCAAAAATGTTATTCTTATCATCTCTTTATACCATTATTTGTATAATCTCTATAATAGAAATGGTACCCACATGTGTTGGTGGgtcctaactttttttttttttttttttttaacaattgatattttctacactaagggggaggggatgagcttagcctcacaatgggttagcaataatgtggttcaaaattGCCTTTGGTGGACCCTAACTCTAttagaaacttttttttaattattattattattaaggggagGGGAAGGgttcaaaactattacaataatttaggggaTGATAGAGTTTTGAATCCAGGACGTAGGGGTGGAAACCCAATACCCTATCAACTAGGATATTGAACCACATGCTACCTATATTAGAAAGATAGTACAAATAAATAGTGAGTGTAACGTTACTCTTTGAAAACATAATCTATAAAGTGAAATTTGGAAACTAAACGATTGAAATTATTGAAATTTAATGCGGAGTGAATCCTATATATAATTAGTCTCCTTATTACTAAACATGGTTTGCCTCCCCTTAATTAAGAAACATATATCCCTTCATCAGTCAGTCTCCCTCGATTTTCATTTAcaaatctctctctttttttctctgGTCTTTTCGTTCTTTTTAGTTCATAAACCAAAACAACAGAAAATAAAACGTTATCAAACGCGCCATAGTTATAATACTTacgtaaatttaaaaaaaaatattatgttataaTTTGCTATTTCGATATTTAACACAACTGATAAATTTACAGTAGATTGATTTATAAATATCATAACATAATAGACAAACTAAATCACCATAAATATACCTGAAACCAGCTGGTTTAGAAGGGCAGTGAAACTGGGGATGTGCAATGACCTTCAGATATTCCCTATTCTCTCCAGGAGAAGATCGCAAGCCCCATCGAATTCTATCCGTTGGGCTCTTTTTCTCGTACTGCTTTCGGTCCTCTATCTCCTCCGGGTTAAAGAAGTCAGAAATTCCTTTGAAAACACCCTCAAACACGCCGTTGGAGATGCCATGATTTACAAGCTGAAAATATGGAGCACAAAAATTTATCAGCAGTCGATAACTAATCCAATTATTAAACATGTTACATGagaaaaaatgaaatgaaatgtgCATGGAACAAATAGTTGCGTGATAATTAACTTTAAATTAGTGTTCAAGGTTAATGCATAAAAAATTAGGAAAGCACCTCTAATATATATGGTATATACTTCCGTTAGTACTTCAGATCCAAGTATGAAAGATTTCTGACTAAAATATTTACTAGTTCTTATTTATAATCATGTTGACTTGTACTATATATACTTTATCTATCAATATGGAAACAAAATAGGCTctctaatttcatttttttgagGGGATTAAGGAAGAAAACTGAACTCCTCCTAGTTTAGAGTAATAATAGTTGCTCCTTATAATACCTAAGATATATTGGTCATGTCGTGCGGCTAAGTATATCGACAAGaacattatttcttttctttttcttaaagCAACAATAAAAGGGAAATCTGATTGAACGTACCAAAGAAAAAGGGTGAAATATATTAAGGATATAAGTTTCAATATTTGGTTTTAGCCTAAACCCTCAATATGATTGGACTTCCGAAAGCAAAAGTAATAAAGGGAGATCTGTTTCCATAAATAttaattggggggggggggtttctGACATTCTTAGGGCACATATAAAGCATAGACGAAAATCctgcaacaaaaaataaaaataaaacaagcaTATATACGCACATAGAAAAAGCCGAAGTCCTTGCAGACATGGCCTAAGTTTTCGAGGGCTTTGGATCGTTCATCAAAATCATTAGAGAATAACATGAGATAATCAATGGTGGGGATTTCATCAGCCCCAACAGCTACAACAGAATCATTAGGGTTGATGATGGACGGTGAGTTAATGGAGGGAAGGGAGATGGCAGGGTTGGGTTGAATAGTCATATGATTAATAAGCACTGGAGCTGTCTCAGCAGCCATTTTATGTCTGCTAATTGCGTGTTGGAGAAGATAATCAAGAGAGAATATTAGTTGCTCTGAACTTGCTTAGGAAGTCAGGTGGATGAGTTTTGCATGCATTGATGCGACTATGTTACTCTCATTTATAGGGAGAATGTGGCCCCCACTTGGCTAGAAAAATGTTTCACTTAAGTATAAACTAAGGAAATTACTCATAAACTAATTCATGTTGGTTGATTAATTTTGACCAAAACCCTAGTTGATTGAAATATTATTACAACAAACCATGTTTCAGCGGTATATGTGAACACAATCTAGCTCGTTTGGTCCTTTTCTCTTCAGCTAAACGAAATAAATTTATAGAATCCAGGAAACAATGCATCCTAATTAAACGACAAACTGATTTTGCCTTGGTGCATGTGTTTGTAAAGAATCTTTGCATTATGTTCCAAGACTCCAAGTTGGTGACGTTACGACTGTTTTGTAAGCAGAATTGTTTGTTTGTGCATATTAAAAGAATCTTTAGAAACAAATTATTTATGCCAATATTTCTATTTCTTTTATTAATCTTCCGGCAGAACCGCTTGCTTGCTGGTGGCAGACAGACCAGGTTAATTACATTTACAATATAGTTTACTAAGGACCAAATTGTACAAGAGAAAACTTAGCTTAAGGTGTCTTTTGTTAGATTTGTTATAGCTGTCAATAGTTAGTTAGATGGTTAGGATCTGTTGTAAGCACAAGTGTGTGCAGCAAGCTAAGTATAAATACCCTTTGTAATTAATCTTATTATTCTTTATCAATGAAGGTATAATTTTCCTATTATAGTTTACATCTTCAGGACTCGGGAGTTATTTAGAACTACATGAATAAAAGATTAACTGGGAACGGAAAAAATTTCTTATTAAGAGTAACATTGAAGTATgtgaataaatattttttaatacaagcgATATTACTACTCAAATTTATACTAGCTAGGAGCGTGAGCATTAAGCTATATAGAATGACTCAATTTATGTATTGTATACTTTGTAAGAGAGAAAAGAGTTTCcgagagaaaggaagaagagggaagaACAATTCTTTGATTCTATTTCTTAATGAAGAAGTAATACAAGATGTTAGACTTAATAGTCTTGGATATTACAAGCTTATCAACTAACTAAGTCTCTAATCTTATGACAAGTGTCAATCTAAACTACCACATATATACTCTAACATCCCTCCTCAACTCATGCTTTGAAGATCCAAGCATGAGATTGCCACAATGTGTATGAAGAAAAGGAGAACTTAACCCCTTCGTAAGGATGTCTTTAAAATATAACACAAATAGAACATAAAGCTGCTTCTTGGCCAATCtttctctgacaaaattaacaTCTATTTCAATATACTTGGTCCTTTGATGCTGCATTGGATTGAAAGACAAAGCAATGGTAGACAAATTATCAACAAAACAACACATGAGTATAAGGTAATGAAACCTACTGAAAAGCAAAAAGCTGCTTTATCCAAATTAATTTCTGCAGAAGTAGAAGACAAAGCCCTATCTTTAGCTTCAATTGATGACCTTGAAACTTTTACTGTTTTTTTAAGACCGGGAAATAGGATTAGAGCCTAAAAACACCACTAAACCAGTAGTGACCTTCTGTCATTGAGATCCTCTACCCAATTGGGATCACTAAAAGCTTTCAAAAGTAAATTTCCTACGGTATCAGATATGCCAAAGTAAATGGTGCCCTTCAAATACCTTAATATCCTCTTGACAGCAGTGAAATGAGACATAATTGGATTATGCACAAACTGACAGACTTGATGCACAGAGAAAGCTATGTCTGGTCTAGTGAAAATCAAGTACTGCAATTCATTTACAATACTTCTATATAAAGCTGGATTTCCATATGGCTGACCATCATCTTTAAGAAGCATATTGTAAGGAAAGCAAGGTGTATCATAGGCTTTGGACTCAAGCATCTTAGTCTTTGTTAATAAATCCTGAACATACTTAGTCTGCGATAAGAATCATCCATGTGCAGTCCGGGTATATTGACTTTCCAAAAAATAATGTAATGGACCTAAGTCCTTAATGTAAAACTCAGAAGTGAGAGCATTTATAACCTGTTGAATAGCATCAACAACACTCCCATTGATGAtaatatcatcgacatataactagaaaaccacaattGCAGACTCAACTTGCTTTACAAACAGTGGGGAATCATTGTATGTATTTATGAAACCcaatttaggaagaaaaaaagtaGTAAATTTCCCATTCTGGGGCCTAGGTGCTTGTTTCAAGCCATAGAGAGATTTGTGATGCTTACAAACTAGAGTAGGATGATTGAGATCCTCAAACCCTGGAATGTGTGTCATTTATGCTGTACTTTTATGTGCAAACGGAAGCGAATTATAACAAAGTACCAATATCAACGTCGTaggtgaaagctaaaacaaacaatctcaaactaacacGAGACTTACGTGGTTCGGCGTAAAGCCTACTCCACGGGCGAAGCACGGcaaggaatttcactaaacaaacggagattacaaaagagtgtttaaactctcacaacccaaattccacaaattacaaaccctaaaccaaacgagtagagaacccaaacaaacggagaagattctcccaaattgctctctaactcacaaactcacaaattgactctcaccaaattgc is from Malus sylvestris chromosome 5, drMalSylv7.2, whole genome shotgun sequence and encodes:
- the LOC126621191 gene encoding 2-oxoglutarate-dependent dioxygenase 19-like, translated to MAAETAPVLINHMTIQPNPAISLPSINSPSIINPNDSVVAVGADEIPTIDYLMLFSNDFDERSKALENLGHVCKDFGFFYLVNHGISNGVFEGVFKGISDFFNPEEIEDRKQYEKKSPTDRIRWGLRSSPGENREYLKVIAHPQFHCPSKPAGFSDALEEYFKASREIVKGLGKAVSKGLGFEECYVEKAFKLESGFDMSAMNLYPPNFRSKGSIGVPDHTDPGFFVSLIQDVNGGLQILSNSGQCINVNIPHNAIFINLGDHLEILTNGKYKSHVHRVVVDNNKIQRISVATLHGPSLDALVGPAPEFVDECHPPAYRAMTYKQSIEANGGDEIDVQSSIDQIRL